One stretch of Zhihengliuella flava DNA includes these proteins:
- a CDS encoding FecCD family ABC transporter permease produces MSTASSRRRAASVTAALVAAVVVLYLVSLMVGRTFYPLGDVVQVALGADVDGATFTVGRLRLPRASLALAAGAAFGLAGTCFQTLLRNPLASPDVIGISAGASTAAVLGIVVFSLSGPAVSGLAVVSALAVAAAIYALSRRGGSAGTRLILIGIGVAAMAESLTTYVLSKADAWDLQEAMRWLTGSLNGAGWEQVLPVAVALGVLGPILLAQSAPLRMMSLGDDTAAGLGVNVTRTRLTVVLCAVGLVAFATAAAGPIAFVAFLAGPIASGLVGAGRSLLVPAALVGAVLVLGADLAGQYAFASRYPVGVITGVLGAPYLVFLIMRSNRTGAF; encoded by the coding sequence GTGAGTACCGCGTCCTCGCGGCGCCGCGCCGCGTCCGTCACCGCGGCGCTGGTGGCTGCCGTCGTCGTGCTGTATCTGGTGTCCCTCATGGTGGGCCGGACGTTCTATCCGCTCGGTGACGTGGTGCAGGTTGCCCTCGGGGCGGACGTCGACGGGGCCACGTTCACGGTGGGTCGCCTGCGCTTGCCGCGCGCGAGCCTAGCGTTGGCGGCGGGGGCCGCGTTCGGGCTGGCCGGCACCTGCTTCCAAACGCTGCTCCGCAACCCCCTGGCCAGCCCCGACGTGATCGGCATCAGCGCGGGCGCGTCGACGGCGGCCGTGCTCGGCATCGTGGTCTTCTCCCTGTCGGGCCCCGCCGTCTCCGGGCTGGCCGTGGTCTCGGCGCTGGCGGTGGCCGCCGCCATCTACGCACTCTCCCGCCGGGGCGGATCCGCCGGAACGAGGTTGATCCTCATCGGCATCGGCGTGGCGGCCATGGCGGAATCGCTCACCACGTACGTGCTCTCCAAGGCGGACGCATGGGACCTGCAGGAGGCCATGCGGTGGCTGACCGGAAGCCTCAACGGGGCCGGGTGGGAGCAGGTGCTCCCCGTTGCGGTGGCCCTCGGCGTGCTCGGGCCAATCCTTCTCGCCCAGTCGGCACCGCTGCGCATGATGTCCCTGGGCGATGACACGGCCGCGGGCCTCGGGGTGAACGTGACGAGGACTCGCCTGACGGTGGTGCTCTGCGCCGTGGGGCTCGTCGCGTTTGCCACGGCGGCCGCCGGGCCCATTGCGTTCGTCGCGTTCCTCGCGGGGCCGATCGCTAGCGGGCTGGTGGGCGCGGGGCGCTCCTTGCTCGTGCCGGCGGCGTTGGTCGGTGCCGTGCTGGTTTTAGGCGCTGACCTCGCGGGCCAGTACGCGTTCGCCTCGCGTTACCCGGTCGGCGTCATCACGGGTGTGCTCGGTGCGCCCTACCTCGTCTTCCTCATCATGCGTAGCAACCGCACCGGCGCATTCTGA